The DNA segment CTACTACAACAATGGCTACAACAATGGCGGCGCGGTTGCCGCCGGCCTGATCAGCGGCCTGCTGATCGGCGGCATGCTGGGCGCGGCGGCCTCCCAGCAGAATCAAAGCGCCTACAATCAACATGTCGCGTGGTGCGCGCAGACCTATCGCTCTTATCGGTCGTCGGACAACTCGTTCCAGCCCTATAACGGCCCGCGCCAGCCCTGCGTGTCGCCTTACTGA comes from the Ancylobacter pratisalsi genome and includes:
- a CDS encoding BA14K family protein, which encodes MRPLLVTALVLGLTGTAVAQPSVPIAPQVPASLVEVQYGGPPGYRPPPGYRPGYRPGYRPGYRPPPPGYYGGGYYNNGYNNGGAVAAGLISGLLIGGMLGAAASQQNQSAYNQHVAWCAQTYRSYRSSDNSFQPYNGPRQPCVSPY